The Oreochromis niloticus isolate F11D_XX linkage group LG13, O_niloticus_UMD_NMBU, whole genome shotgun sequence genome has a window encoding:
- the si:ch1073-126c3.2 gene encoding uncharacterized protein si:ch1073-126c3.2 — MALKATLTWLCLLAVLSSCAAHETIPLNCSSQAELWERLSADLSVAVKCGENPPSSWSAQQAAALELYMRNLTDTLHTHQLKECQGSEPKQCKEAEVPKNGGLACATVFDKRYCKPMCNYGYDFGFLRKRRVFDECSGQTGYQWQSQYVGGNKLAECIEASIQVSGATTAYFPKDQDCITTKSNIQMQNRTLEVFSAELKGKGIQGELKYACLVCG; from the exons ATGGCTTTAAAGGCAACACTGACTTGGCTTTGCTTACTTGCAG TCTTGTCCTCCTGTGCAGCTCATGAAACTATACCGCTCAACTGCAGCTCACAAGCTGAACTCTGGGAACGTTtgtcagctgatctcagt GTGGCAGTAAAGTGTGGTGAAAACCCACCATCTTCTTGGAGTGCACAGCAGGCAGCTGCACTGGAGCTCTACATGAGGAATCTGACGGATACTCTGCACACACACCAGCTGAAAG AATGCCAAGGATCTGAGCCAAAACAATGCAAAGAAGctgaagtgccaaaaaacgggGGGCTGGCATGTGCCACTGTTTTCGACAAGCGCTACTGCAAACCCATGTGCAACTAT GGTTATGATTTTGGTTTTCTGAGAAAAAGACGTGTTTTTGATGAATGTAGTGGGCAAACAGGATATCAGTGGCAGAGCCAGTACGTAGGAGGAAACAAGCTGGCTGAGTGCATCG AAGCATCTATTCAAGTCTCAGGAGCAACAACTGCATATTTTCCAAAAGATCAGGACTGCATAACAACCAAGAGCAACATTCAAATGCAGAATCGCACTCTTGAAGTTTTTTCTGCTGAGCTGAAGGGTAAAGGCATACAAGGAGAGCTGAAGTATGCCTGTCTTGTATGTGGTTAA